From a region of the Nonlabens dokdonensis DSW-6 genome:
- a CDS encoding substrate-binding domain-containing protein: MDKKTTIKIGGVPEHFNLPWHLALEDDAFAKAGIDLQWEDIPEGTGRMSKLLREEKLDVACILTDGIVKDIIAGNKSRILQVYVSSPLLWGVHAPGKIEADRTEQLEDGKIAISRYGSGSHLMSYLLAKKHGWETEEIEFELINTLDGAVEALSNNKAQLFLWERYMTQPIVDQGVFKRLETIATPWPSFVIAATESCIKEKEEALSKMLYIINTYTADFKNIPSIDRTIASHYDLQVGDVQQWLLRTEFSDDQLWKSTVDTILEEFTAVGIIEKQVALEDLIYDLPKFGEEE; this comes from the coding sequence ATGGATAAAAAAACAACCATAAAAATAGGTGGTGTACCAGAGCACTTTAACTTGCCATGGCACTTAGCTCTTGAGGATGACGCTTTCGCGAAAGCGGGAATAGACCTACAATGGGAAGACATTCCAGAGGGAACTGGTCGCATGAGCAAACTCCTACGAGAAGAAAAACTAGATGTAGCTTGCATATTAACTGATGGAATAGTGAAGGACATCATTGCTGGCAATAAATCTCGTATTCTTCAAGTTTATGTCTCCTCTCCTTTACTTTGGGGCGTTCATGCACCAGGGAAAATAGAAGCAGATCGCACAGAGCAGCTAGAAGATGGTAAAATTGCCATAAGCCGATACGGAAGTGGTTCTCATTTAATGAGTTATCTATTAGCCAAAAAACATGGCTGGGAAACAGAAGAGATTGAATTTGAGTTGATCAACACGCTTGACGGCGCAGTTGAGGCGTTGAGTAATAATAAAGCGCAACTTTTCCTATGGGAACGTTATATGACACAACCCATAGTAGATCAAGGTGTTTTCAAAAGATTAGAAACTATTGCAACGCCATGGCCTAGTTTTGTAATTGCTGCTACTGAGAGTTGTATCAAAGAAAAAGAAGAAGCACTTTCAAAAATGCTGTACATCATCAACACCTACACTGCAGATTTTAAAAACATACCTAGCATAGACAGAACGATTGCTTCTCATTACGATCTTCAAGTAGGAGATGTACAACAGTGGTTGCTGCGCACAGAATTTAGTGATGACCAGCTCTGGAAAAGCACGGTAGATACCATTCTAGAAGAATTTACGGCAGTAGGAATTATAGAAAAACAAGTAGCTTTAGAGGATTTGATTTATGATTTACCTAAATTTGGTGAGGAAGAATAA
- a CDS encoding nucleoside phosphorylase, with protein sequence MPIANSELIINPDGSIYHLNLKPYQLAQTIITVGDPERVKEISKHFDVIELKVGKREFHTHTGIYKNKRISVISTGIGTDNIDIVFNELDALVNVDFNTREVKKELTQLDIVRVGTSGAVQSDIPVDSFLLSQRGIGFDSLMHWYDSDGGDLAFAKAVSQQIKRSNVHAAPYVVSCNKDLAKKFQTIEMQNGNTITNVGFYGPQSRKIRLEPAEKDLNSQIADFNYEGSKITNLEMETAGIYAMASLLGHRAVSLNAILANRATGEFSDKPKDTVEKLIKFTLDCLVA encoded by the coding sequence ATGCCCATAGCAAATTCAGAATTAATCATAAATCCAGATGGAAGTATTTACCATCTAAATTTGAAGCCATATCAACTAGCCCAGACCATTATCACTGTAGGAGATCCTGAGCGTGTGAAGGAGATTTCAAAACACTTTGATGTTATAGAGCTCAAAGTAGGAAAAAGAGAATTCCATACACATACTGGAATTTATAAAAATAAACGCATCAGTGTTATTTCTACTGGAATTGGTACCGATAATATCGATATTGTTTTCAATGAGTTAGATGCATTGGTCAATGTAGATTTTAACACGAGAGAAGTTAAAAAAGAGCTTACCCAACTTGATATTGTTAGAGTGGGAACAAGTGGTGCTGTTCAAAGTGATATTCCTGTAGATAGCTTTTTATTGTCTCAACGAGGTATCGGTTTTGACAGTTTGATGCACTGGTATGATAGTGATGGTGGTGATCTCGCTTTCGCGAAAGCGGTATCTCAACAAATAAAAAGATCAAATGTTCATGCTGCACCTTATGTAGTTTCCTGCAACAAAGACTTAGCAAAGAAATTCCAAACCATAGAAATGCAAAATGGTAATACCATAACAAACGTAGGATTCTATGGACCTCAAAGTCGCAAAATACGATTAGAACCAGCAGAAAAAGATCTCAATTCACAAATTGCAGATTTCAACTATGAAGGAAGCAAAATAACAAACCTGGAAATGGAAACCGCTGGTATTTACGCCATGGCTTCTCTTTTAGGCCATAGAGCAGTATCACTCAATGCAATTTTGGCAAATAGAGCAACCGGTGAGTTTTCTGATAAACCGAAGGATACAGTCGAGAAATTAATCAAGTTCACGTTGGACTGTCTAGTTGCATAA
- the ppk1 gene encoding polyphosphate kinase 1 encodes MNKTDKFPLQHRDINWLSFNDRVLQEAADESNPLYERLKFIAIFSSNLDEYFRVRVSQLRQLKRVDKSIRKKLALRPSKFVKQLLVKVAAQQEELGTIFFDQIVPELKENNIHLMDFETLQGKYEKLAQKYYLDQLKKSLHIDIVEASKSSEIFLENQHLYYLVTFENEQEYGIVNIPSSDHERFIELAQEKETHFIAFLDDLIKLNLLDLFPDKEITNCYEIKLSRDAELYLDQELEGTLADLIHESLSQRDKGQATRLLYDKRMPKKVKKNLRKSLGLGKIDMVAGGTYHNFDDFFSFPDPTKNKQLHAAPLKVIKHKALENATSYFDLISEKDQLVHFPFMSFDYVQNFIDQASQDDAVEEIKISLYRVADESALTDALLRALKNGKKVTVFVEAKARFDEENNIKWGRIFEEHGARVIYSYPRIKVHSKVLLVLRNENGKLKRYAYIGTGNFNAKTSKIYCDHGLFTAHKKITKDLLRTFKVLQGELIIPRASHLLISPFTTRSTIESLIRREIELADTGKGGFITAKMNQLEDPGMIKLLYKASQAGVKIKLIVRGFSRLIPQLTGISENIEMTSIVDRFLEHGRIYKFHNDGDPIMYTGSADWMSRNLDRRIEVLTPVYDQDIFKELDDILNIQLQDNVKARLHTPEEDNPKVQATTDQKKIRSQVEIYNYLLEKHK; translated from the coding sequence ATGAATAAGACCGATAAATTTCCTTTACAACATCGTGACATCAACTGGTTAAGTTTTAATGACCGCGTATTGCAGGAAGCAGCAGATGAGTCAAATCCGCTATACGAGCGATTGAAATTTATTGCCATATTTTCATCAAATCTAGACGAATATTTTAGAGTACGTGTCTCACAATTGCGTCAATTAAAGCGAGTAGATAAAAGCATAAGAAAAAAACTTGCGCTGCGCCCTTCTAAGTTTGTAAAACAGCTTCTGGTTAAAGTGGCAGCTCAACAAGAAGAATTAGGCACAATTTTCTTTGACCAAATTGTTCCTGAATTAAAAGAAAACAACATTCATTTGATGGATTTTGAAACGCTTCAAGGAAAGTATGAGAAACTTGCTCAAAAATACTATCTCGATCAACTCAAAAAGTCACTTCATATAGACATTGTTGAGGCTTCAAAAAGCAGTGAAATATTTCTAGAAAATCAGCATTTATATTATTTGGTAACCTTTGAGAATGAGCAAGAATATGGAATTGTGAATATTCCATCTAGCGATCACGAGCGTTTTATAGAATTAGCTCAGGAGAAAGAAACTCATTTTATTGCCTTTTTAGATGATTTGATCAAGCTCAACCTTTTGGACTTGTTTCCTGATAAAGAAATTACCAACTGCTATGAGATTAAATTATCACGAGATGCAGAGTTGTATCTAGATCAAGAATTAGAAGGTACTCTAGCCGATTTAATTCATGAATCGCTTTCTCAAAGAGATAAAGGACAAGCTACTCGCCTATTGTATGATAAAAGAATGCCTAAAAAGGTAAAAAAGAATTTGAGAAAAAGTTTGGGCTTAGGTAAAATAGATATGGTTGCGGGCGGCACTTATCATAACTTTGATGATTTCTTTAGTTTTCCTGACCCCACAAAAAATAAGCAACTTCACGCAGCTCCATTAAAGGTAATAAAACATAAAGCATTAGAAAATGCTACCTCTTATTTTGATTTGATTTCTGAAAAAGATCAATTGGTTCATTTCCCATTTATGTCTTTTGATTATGTTCAGAACTTTATAGATCAAGCTTCACAAGACGACGCGGTTGAAGAGATTAAAATCTCACTCTATCGAGTAGCAGATGAGTCTGCTTTAACAGATGCCTTACTAAGAGCCTTAAAAAATGGTAAAAAAGTTACTGTTTTTGTTGAGGCAAAAGCACGATTTGATGAAGAAAACAATATCAAATGGGGACGTATTTTTGAAGAACATGGAGCACGAGTTATTTATAGTTATCCTAGAATTAAGGTACACAGCAAGGTTCTATTAGTCTTAAGAAATGAAAATGGTAAATTAAAACGATATGCTTACATAGGAACAGGAAATTTTAACGCCAAAACTTCCAAAATTTACTGTGATCATGGACTTTTTACGGCACATAAAAAAATTACAAAAGACCTTTTAAGAACTTTTAAAGTTCTTCAAGGTGAACTTATCATTCCTAGAGCTAGCCATTTATTAATAAGTCCTTTTACTACAAGAAGCACGATAGAAAGTCTTATAAGAAGAGAAATTGAACTTGCTGATACCGGTAAAGGTGGTTTCATAACTGCGAAGATGAATCAGCTGGAGGATCCTGGAATGATCAAACTACTTTATAAGGCAAGTCAGGCTGGAGTTAAAATAAAACTTATCGTTAGAGGATTTTCTCGTTTAATACCGCAACTCACTGGGATTAGTGAGAACATAGAAATGACTTCTATTGTAGATCGATTTTTAGAACACGGCCGAATTTATAAATTTCATAACGATGGCGACCCTATAATGTATACTGGTAGTGCAGACTGGATGAGTAGAAATCTAGATCGTAGAATTGAGGTTCTAACACCGGTTTATGATCAAGATATTTTTAAAGAATTAGATGATATTTTAAATATTCAACTCCAAGATAATGTTAAGGCTAGACTTCACACTCCTGAAGAAGATAATCCTAAAGTACAAGCTACTACTGATCAAAAAAAGATAAGATCTCAGGTAGAAATCTATAATTACCTTTTAGAAAAACATAAGTAA
- a CDS encoding YARHG domain-containing protein, with the protein MNYKIIFYFLLTLAFLGCKDAIVNTKPKVIIESGTESTYNEMDSLPPKEIRKSIPVKPKNLDKGEPYTIENVSMWSGMFDNANENWDNSLYVDEGFIWRKNNKITLVILKTTDSTVNGYSVVAGNKRPFKGIREAVYENGKIAYHKNFVNEPGDDKFDGQFQFKQFEDKIEGTWDSYNGDLEVNERKYELVPARFEYDPEQNLSENSLFVDWTKSKSKYEEVYYGDDPTEAEIEEYTEYASTTDAIYDINASNTILTKRDVENLSKSDLRIIRNAIFARHGYSFKTRVLRVYFDAQPWYVPMSTDVRQQLTDLEKHNIELLLKYEKNAEEYYDYFGRG; encoded by the coding sequence ATGAACTATAAAATTATTTTCTATTTTTTATTGACTCTAGCTTTCTTAGGTTGTAAAGACGCTATAGTAAATACAAAACCTAAGGTAATCATAGAATCGGGAACTGAATCAACCTATAACGAAATGGACTCTTTACCTCCAAAAGAAATTAGAAAATCTATTCCTGTGAAACCTAAAAACCTAGATAAAGGTGAACCTTATACTATTGAAAATGTTTCAATGTGGTCAGGAATGTTTGATAATGCTAACGAAAACTGGGATAATTCACTGTACGTAGATGAAGGATTTATCTGGAGAAAAAACAACAAAATAACTTTAGTAATTCTTAAAACTACTGACTCAACCGTTAACGGCTATTCTGTGGTAGCAGGAAATAAAAGACCTTTTAAAGGTATCAGAGAAGCTGTTTACGAAAACGGAAAAATAGCTTATCATAAAAATTTTGTAAACGAACCTGGAGATGACAAATTTGATGGACAATTTCAGTTCAAGCAATTTGAAGATAAAATAGAAGGAACTTGGGACAGTTACAATGGAGATCTAGAAGTTAATGAAAGAAAATACGAACTTGTACCAGCTCGTTTCGAATATGATCCTGAACAGAATCTAAGCGAAAATTCACTTTTTGTAGATTGGACTAAATCAAAATCTAAGTATGAAGAAGTTTATTACGGAGATGACCCTACAGAAGCTGAAATAGAAGAATACACAGAATATGCATCGACAACTGATGCTATTTATGATATCAATGCTTCAAATACGATACTAACTAAACGTGATGTAGAAAACTTATCCAAATCAGATTTACGAATTATACGTAACGCAATATTTGCCAGACATGGCTATTCCTTTAAAACAAGAGTTTTACGCGTTTACTTTGATGCACAGCCTTGGTATGTACCCATGTCAACAGACGTAAGGCAACAACTAACCGATTTAGAAAAACATAACATAGAATTACTTCTCAAATATGAAAAAAATGCTGAGGAATACTACGATTACTTTGGTCGCGGTTAA
- the gldI gene encoding gliding motility-associated peptidyl-prolyl isomerase GldI, which translates to MQWLYNAVKIVFVLVLLPGCSNKVEPRKPITNSSSSTIEQSIEDNKKRYAAEEKAIEKILETIDTTRTYQRSANGFYYTFIRKDSTNGDFPKFGDRVTFEYDAVALNGDTIYTKEELSPITKSLDQEYGIFRGMRASLKLMKTGDEMIVYFPSYAAYGYYGDNNRIGANTPFKSRVKLLGINLEEK; encoded by the coding sequence ATGCAGTGGTTATATAACGCAGTGAAAATCGTTTTTGTGTTGGTTTTGCTTCCAGGTTGTTCTAATAAAGTAGAGCCTAGAAAACCTATCACAAACTCGTCTAGTTCTACAATAGAGCAGTCTATTGAAGATAATAAGAAAAGGTATGCCGCCGAAGAAAAAGCTATTGAAAAGATTCTAGAAACCATAGACACTACAAGAACCTATCAACGTAGTGCAAATGGTTTTTACTATACATTTATCAGAAAAGATTCTACAAATGGAGACTTTCCCAAATTTGGAGATCGTGTTACTTTTGAATATGATGCGGTCGCTTTAAATGGAGACACCATTTACACAAAAGAAGAATTGTCACCTATTACGAAAAGTCTTGATCAAGAATATGGAATTTTCAGGGGCATGCGAGCATCTTTGAAATTAATGAAAACCGGTGATGAAATGATAGTGTATTTCCCTTCCTATGCAGCTTACGGTTATTATGGTGATAATAATAGAATAGGCGCAAATACTCCTTTCAAAAGCCGAGTTAAATTATTAGGAATCAATTTAGAAGAAAAATAA
- a CDS encoding DUF2306 domain-containing protein codes for MVLITLQYVPIDFKAAFLSLKEEEIALPYYQWTFFGHVYSSIFVLIIGMFQLSKSFRNQFTYIHRLFGKVYIGLILLIAAPSGFVIGYHANGHLSSQLSFMILAVLWFYFTYKSFIQAKNKNWIKHRNFMWRSYALTLSAISLRLFKWIIVSTIELGPMDTYQIVSWTGWLVNLIIVESYILYLSKD; via the coding sequence ATGGTACTTATCACATTACAATATGTTCCTATAGATTTTAAAGCTGCTTTTTTAAGCTTAAAAGAAGAAGAAATAGCACTACCCTATTATCAATGGACATTTTTTGGTCATGTTTACTCTAGTATTTTTGTATTGATTATAGGAATGTTTCAATTATCAAAATCGTTTAGAAATCAATTTACATATATTCATCGTCTTTTTGGTAAAGTTTATATTGGATTGATTTTACTAATTGCAGCTCCTTCTGGATTTGTAATTGGTTATCATGCAAACGGGCATTTATCAAGTCAGTTGTCCTTTATGATTCTTGCAGTTTTATGGTTTTATTTTACTTATAAATCTTTTATTCAGGCCAAAAATAAGAACTGGATCAAACATCGTAACTTTATGTGGCGTAGTTATGCATTAACATTGAGCGCTATAAGTTTACGGTTATTTAAATGGATAATCGTCTCCACAATAGAATTAGGTCCTATGGATACCTATCAAATCGTTTCTTGGACAGGATGGCTCGTCAATTTAATAATTGTAGAAAGCTACATTTTATATTTGAGCAAAGACTAA
- a CDS encoding Rid family detoxifying hydrolase, with protein sequence MKRIIYTDLAPKPIGPYNQAVYYKNDYEATLYTSGQIAMDPQTGELKIEDLKEETHLVMKHLNSLLSQVGMTFEHVLKTTIFLSDMNNFSIVNEVYGSYFNESTAPARETVEVANLPKYVNVEISLIAKLEL encoded by the coding sequence ATGAAAAGAATTATTTATACAGATCTTGCTCCTAAACCTATAGGACCTTATAATCAAGCTGTCTATTATAAAAACGATTATGAAGCTACGCTTTACACAAGCGGTCAGATTGCTATGGATCCTCAAACAGGAGAATTAAAAATCGAGGATCTTAAAGAAGAGACACACTTAGTAATGAAACATTTAAACAGTTTATTGAGTCAGGTAGGAATGACTTTTGAACATGTCCTTAAAACGACAATTTTCTTAAGTGATATGAATAACTTCTCCATAGTAAATGAAGTATATGGTAGCTATTTTAATGAAAGTACAGCTCCCGCAAGAGAAACTGTAGAAGTGGCTAACTTGCCTAAGTACGTTAACGTGGAGATTTCACTCATCGCAAAACTAGAGTTATAA
- a CDS encoding tRNA dihydrouridine synthase, protein MSFTLLSSPLQGFTEFRFRNAVHEFFGGIDTFYAPYIRFNNKPEISAKYQRDLQLENNRVPELIPQVMTNDAEEFLIAVRYIRSLGYKELNWNLGCPYPMVTKKGMGSGLICDPSKIDHILDRVHAETDVIVSMKMRMGYLEPTEILDTFPILEKYPIKSIAIHARIGKQLYKGGVDLDSFQTCLETSKHKLYYNGDITTVAGFREMQERFPKIDHWMLGRGLIADPFLPSMIKADTEEYPENRWEIFREFHDTIYGQYDAFLQGPTPIKMKMQGFWEYWSQTFPNPQKAFKAIKKANNPRAYALAVNDNLKTVS, encoded by the coding sequence ATGTCTTTTACCCTACTTTCATCGCCATTACAAGGTTTTACAGAATTTAGATTCCGCAATGCAGTGCATGAATTTTTTGGTGGAATTGATACTTTTTACGCGCCTTATATCAGGTTCAATAACAAGCCAGAAATAAGCGCTAAGTACCAACGAGATTTACAACTAGAAAACAATCGTGTACCAGAATTAATTCCTCAAGTCATGACTAACGATGCAGAAGAATTTCTTATCGCCGTGCGTTACATTAGATCTTTAGGTTACAAAGAACTCAACTGGAATTTAGGATGCCCGTATCCTATGGTGACTAAAAAAGGAATGGGATCTGGATTGATTTGCGATCCTAGTAAAATTGACCATATTCTAGATCGCGTACATGCAGAAACTGATGTGATCGTTTCTATGAAAATGAGAATGGGGTATCTCGAGCCTACTGAAATTTTGGATACGTTCCCCATTCTAGAAAAATACCCCATTAAAAGCATTGCGATTCATGCGCGTATAGGAAAACAACTCTACAAAGGTGGTGTGGACCTTGATTCTTTTCAAACTTGTCTGGAGACGTCAAAACACAAACTCTATTACAACGGTGACATCACTACGGTAGCCGGTTTTAGAGAAATGCAGGAACGTTTTCCTAAAATAGACCACTGGATGCTAGGTCGTGGACTCATTGCAGACCCATTCTTACCGAGCATGATTAAAGCAGATACAGAAGAATATCCAGAGAACCGCTGGGAAATCTTCCGTGAATTTCACGATACCATATATGGGCAATACGACGCCTTTCTTCAAGGTCCTACACCTATAAAAATGAAGATGCAGGGTTTTTGGGAATACTGGTCTCAAACCTTTCCTAATCCTCAAAAGGCTTTTAAGGCGATCAAAAAAGCAAACAATCCTAGAGCATATGCCCTAGCGGTAAATGATAATTTGAAGACGGTTTCTTAA
- a CDS encoding DHH family phosphoesterase → MNEEQILNLKKELSSPKKIVIVPHKNPDGDAVGSVTALYGYLIQSGHHVAMVSPNDFPLFLKWMEYSDLFINYEQDQLKADTLLQEADLIFNLDHNAFHRAGMMEKALEEATSTFVMIDHHQQPDDFATYMYSDTSMSSTCEMIYHFLDMMEDTDKITPEMATAMYTGILTDTGSFKYKSTTSTTLRVAAHLVDNGANSEDINRKIYDVNTPSRMKLLGVALSNLVILEKYRTAYITLSQKELDDNNFRKGDTEGFVNYALSLDGIVFAQIFIEKASESIIKTSLRSKGDFDVNKMARENWDGGGHQNAAGGKSELSMEETVNKLISILPTYENELHAVVI, encoded by the coding sequence ATGAATGAAGAACAAATTCTAAATTTAAAAAAAGAGCTTTCTAGCCCAAAGAAAATAGTAATTGTGCCTCATAAAAATCCTGATGGGGACGCTGTAGGATCTGTTACGGCTTTGTACGGATACCTTATTCAATCGGGACATCATGTTGCAATGGTCAGTCCAAATGACTTTCCGTTATTTCTCAAATGGATGGAATACAGCGACCTATTCATTAATTATGAGCAAGATCAATTAAAAGCAGATACATTGTTACAAGAAGCAGATCTTATTTTTAATCTTGACCATAATGCATTTCATCGAGCAGGAATGATGGAAAAAGCACTTGAAGAAGCAACTTCCACTTTTGTAATGATCGATCATCACCAGCAACCAGATGACTTTGCTACTTATATGTATAGCGATACGTCTATGAGCTCTACTTGTGAAATGATATATCATTTTCTTGATATGATGGAAGACACTGACAAAATAACTCCTGAGATGGCTACCGCTATGTATACAGGGATATTAACCGATACCGGGAGTTTTAAGTATAAATCTACTACTTCTACAACTTTACGAGTTGCTGCTCATCTTGTAGACAATGGAGCTAATAGTGAAGACATAAATCGAAAGATTTATGATGTCAACACTCCTTCTAGAATGAAACTTCTAGGTGTCGCTTTGAGTAACTTAGTAATATTAGAAAAATACCGTACGGCTTATATCACACTTTCTCAAAAAGAGTTAGACGATAATAACTTTAGAAAAGGAGATACCGAAGGGTTTGTGAATTATGCGTTAAGCTTAGACGGAATCGTTTTTGCTCAAATTTTTATTGAAAAAGCTAGCGAATCAATTATTAAAACTTCCTTGAGATCAAAAGGAGATTTTGACGTGAACAAAATGGCTCGTGAAAACTGGGATGGCGGTGGTCATCAAAACGCTGCTGGTGGTAAATCTGAACTCTCTATGGAGGAAACGGTGAACAAATTAATTAGTATCTTGCCTACTTATGAAAATGAGCTCCATGCAGTGGTTATATAA
- a CDS encoding peptidylprolyl isomerase: protein MRKIHGLLAILALVLMASSCEDKYPDVADGIYAEIETNKGTMFAELYYEAAPVTSANFVALAEGKHPLVNDTLKGKPFYDGLIFHRVMKDFMIQGGDMTGTGSGDVGYKYDQEVNDTLKHDAKGVLSTANSGPDTNGSQFFIMHKESPDLDMRYNVFGKVIKGLEVIDSIALTPVNQTRPVDSMIMKKISIIRKGKEARKWDAVQTFLDGQEASKLKKEEKARKLAEVTEQKAKELAEYKSKAIKLPNSDVMVYVKKKGEGGTPENNAQVLLDYSGYFESGKLFDSSILEVAEQFDNVNMQKVKMNAYKPLPLQYSPSVGMVQGFKDAMLSMDYGDEIVAFIPSGLAYGERGAGGVIPPNTDLVFEMKLNDKQ from the coding sequence ATGAGAAAAATTCACGGACTCCTAGCCATCTTAGCCCTAGTACTTATGGCGTCTTCATGCGAGGATAAATATCCTGATGTAGCAGATGGAATCTACGCAGAAATTGAAACAAATAAAGGAACCATGTTTGCAGAATTGTACTATGAAGCAGCACCAGTGACTAGTGCAAACTTTGTTGCTTTGGCTGAAGGGAAACATCCTTTAGTAAATGATACTCTCAAAGGGAAACCTTTCTATGATGGTTTGATTTTTCATAGAGTAATGAAAGATTTTATGATTCAAGGAGGAGACATGACAGGAACTGGATCTGGAGATGTAGGTTATAAATATGATCAAGAAGTAAACGATACCTTAAAGCATGATGCAAAAGGAGTATTATCTACCGCAAACAGTGGACCTGATACTAATGGAAGTCAATTTTTTATTATGCATAAGGAAAGTCCTGATCTTGACATGCGTTACAATGTTTTTGGTAAGGTAATTAAGGGATTAGAAGTGATTGACTCCATTGCATTGACTCCTGTAAATCAAACACGGCCTGTTGATTCCATGATTATGAAAAAGATCTCTATCATAAGAAAAGGTAAAGAGGCTAGAAAATGGGATGCTGTACAAACTTTCTTAGATGGTCAAGAAGCTTCAAAACTAAAAAAAGAAGAAAAAGCCAGAAAACTTGCAGAAGTAACGGAGCAAAAAGCTAAAGAACTTGCTGAATACAAAAGCAAGGCTATCAAATTACCTAATAGTGATGTGATGGTATATGTAAAAAAGAAAGGAGAAGGCGGTACACCAGAAAATAATGCACAAGTACTTTTAGATTATAGTGGCTACTTTGAAAGCGGTAAATTATTTGATTCTTCTATCCTTGAAGTTGCTGAACAATTTGATAATGTAAATATGCAAAAGGTAAAAATGAATGCATATAAACCACTTCCATTACAATATAGTCCTTCAGTAGGAATGGTTCAAGGTTTTAAAGATGCGATGTTGAGTATGGATTATGGCGATGAAATTGTAGCTTTTATTCCATCAGGATTAGCTTATGGAGAGCGCGGTGCAGGTGGAGTAATTCCTCCTAATACTGATCTTGTTTTTGAGATGAAATTAAACGACAAACAATAA